In Penicillium oxalicum strain HP7-1 chromosome VII, whole genome shotgun sequence, one DNA window encodes the following:
- a CDS encoding Endo-1,6-beta-D-glucanase neg1, whose protein sequence is MVYAAWALLSLATLGHGYATEKRAGSASAFSSNSAGNYKLSSIAAPVQGSGNPGSESTWKLSIDDTSSGHKQTITGFGAAVTDATVTTFNRLSSSNLQSLLEELMTNSGADFSLMRHTIGASDLSGDPAYTYDDNGGSADPSMSGFNLGDRGNAMAQMLAKMKSLQSKLKILGSPWSAPGWMKLNGVIDGTTNQNNLNDGYLSGGTGSSGYAQAFANYFVKYIKAYQNLGANIDAITIQNEPLNSQSGYPTMYVYADESAQLIQNYVGPALAKAGLNTGIWAYDHNTDVPSYPQTVLNTAGQYVDSVAWHCYASNVDWGVLTQFHNSNPSVNQYMTECWTPAGTWNQAADFTMGPLQNWASGVIAWTLGADGSDGPHLSSGGCGNCQGLVTINGDSYTFNPAYYMMAQFSKFMPPGAIVLDGSGSYTYSSGGGVQSVASLNPDGTRSVVIENTFNNDIYITLSTKSGQQWSGNIPSESVTTWVLPAV, encoded by the exons ATGGTCTACGCAGCCTGGGCTCTTCTGAGCCTCGCAACACTTGGTCATGGCTATGCGACCGAGAAGCGTGCTGGGTCAGCCTCTGCATTCAGCTCCAATTCCGCCGGCAACTACAAGCTATCTTCGATCGCCGCTCCGGTCCAAGGAAGTGGCAATCCTGGGTCAGAATCGACTTGGAAATTGAGCATTGACGATACCAGCTCGGGACATAAGCAGACCATCACTGGATTTGGCGCGGCTGTGACAGATGCGACAGTCACCACCTTCAACCGGCTCTCGAGCTCCAATCTGCAATCGTTGCTCGAGGAGCTGATGACCAACTCTGGCGCCGACTTTAGCTTGATGCGTCACACTATTGGCGCCTCGGATCTTTCAGGTGATCCTGCATACACCTATGACGATAATGGCGGCTCTGCGGACCCATCCATGTCGGGGTTCAATCTCGGTGATCGAGGAAATGCCATGGCGCAGATGCTAGCCAAGATGAAGTCGCTTCAGTCGAAGTTGAAGATTCTCGGATCTCCGTGGAGCGCTCCAGGCTGGATGAAGCTGAATGGTGTCATTGATGGCACCACCAATCAGAATAACTTGAATGACGGATACCTCAGCGGTGGTACAGGCAGCTCCGGCTATGCCCAGGCGTTTGCGAACTATTTCGTCAAATACATCAAGGCCTATCAGAATCTTGGCGCCAATATTGATGCTATTACCATCCAGAACGAACCTTTGAACAGCCAGTCGGGCTATCCTACGATGTACGTCTATGCAGACGAATCCGCGCAGTTGATCCAGAATTATGTCGGACCTGCTCTTGCCAAAGCCGGTCTCAACACTGGAATCTGGGCCTATGATCACAACACTG ATGTGCCTTCCTACCCTCAAACCGTCCTCAACACCGCAGGACAATACGTGGACTCCGTGGCTTGGCACTGCTACGCCTCCAATGTCGACTGGGGTGTCCTGACGCAATTCCACAACTCCAACCCTTCCGTCAATCAGTACATGACGGAATGCTGGACTCCCGCCGGGACATGGAACCAAGCTGCCGACTTCACCATGGGCCCGCTCCAGAATTGGGCGTCGGGAGTGATCGCTTGGACTCTGGGCGCCGATGGCTCTGATGGACCCCATCTTTCCAGCGGCGGTTGTGGAAATTGTCAAGGCCTGGTGACCATCAACGGTGACAGCTACACATTCAACCCAGCCTACTATATGATGGCCCAATTCAGCAAATTCATGCCGCCTGGAGCAATAGTACTCGACGGAAGTGGCAGTTACACTTACTCCAGCGGTGGTGGTGTTCAGTCTGTTGCTTCATTGAACCCGGACGGAACTCGATCTGTCGTGATTGAGAACACGTTCAACAATGATATTTATATCACGCTCTCGACTAAGAGTGGACAGCAGTGGAGCGGGAACATTCCGAGCGAATCGGTCACCACTTGGGTACTTCCTGCGGTGTAA
- a CDS encoding Phosphoadenosine phosphosulfate reductase — protein sequence MPAKNYPSDVENGIDSRDANTESGYVSGGSSEEYVPEIVFTKPHLQFLNRQLQFLEPQEILRWCITSLPHLFQTTAFGLTGLVTLDMMSKLNVPRPQMVDLIFLDTLHHFSETLSLVDKVRKRYPLNNIHVYKPLGADTPAEFESKYGARLWEADDQLYDWVAKVEPAQRAYRELNVHAVLTGRRRSQGGKRGDLDVIEVDEAGLIKINPLANWSFEQVKAYVKEHNVPYNELLDRGYKSIGDWHSTQPVAENEDERSGRWKGQQKTECGIHNPRSKYAQYLMEMERKRQEEAMTQALQSSLASAAQ from the exons ATGCCTGCAAAGAACTATCCCTCTGATGTCGAGAATGGCATCGACTCCAGAGATGCCAACACTGAGTCTGGATATGTGAGCGGGGGCTCCAGTGAGGAATACGTCCCCGAGATAGTCTTCACCAAGCCTCATCTTCAATTCCTAAACCGTCAACTGCAATTTCTCGAGCCTCAAG AAATCCTGAGATGGTGTATCACATCACTGCCTCACCTGTTCCAGACCACTGCCTTTGGCTTGACGGGTCTGGTCACATTGGACATGATGTCAAAACTGAATGTGCCACGCCCTCAAATGGTTGACCTCATCTTCCTTGACACCCTTCACCACTTCTCCGAGACCCTGAGCCTTGTGGACAAGGTCCGGAAACGCTACCCACTCAACAACATCCATGTCTACAAGCCCTTGGGTGCCGACACTCCTGCCGAGTTCGAGTCCAAGTATGGAGCTCGTCTTTGGGAGGCTGACGACCAGCTGTATGACTGGGTGGCCAAGGTTGAGCCCGCTCAGCGTGCCTACAGAGAGTTGAATGTTCACGCTGTTCTCACTGGTCGTCGCCGTAGCCAGGGTGGTAAGCGTGGCGACCTGGACGTCATCGAGGTCGATGAAGCAGgcttgatcaagatcaaccCCTTGGCCAACTGGTCGTTTGAACAAGTCAAGGCCTACGTGAAGGAGCACAACGTGCCTTACAACGAGCTCCTTGACCGAGGCTACAAGAGCATTGGTGACTGGCACTCCACACAGCCTGTCGCTGAAAATGAGGACGAGCGCTCTGGTCGCTGGAAGGGTCAGCAGAAGACCGAATGTGGAATCCACAATCCTCGCTCCAAATATGCCCAGTacttgatggagatggagcgtAAGCGACAAGAAGAGGCCATGACCCAGGCACTGCAGTCATCTCTTGCTTCCGCCGCCCAGTAA
- a CDS encoding Lipoyl synthase: MSASTRAFQRLSSVRSTGQFLGSSVFPITSRSYATTDASSATSTSSDAMTRRRATTFKDKLNAGPSFSDFVSGGKEEPLDASEAYELKTALVGPAGRKKEMTRLPSWLKTPIPDSKNYQRLKKDLRGLNLHTVCEEARCPNISDCWGGSDKSAATATIMLMGDTCTRGCRFCSVKTSRTPAPLDPHEPENTAEAISRWGLGYVVLTSVDRDDLADGGARHFAETVIKIKQKAPNILVECLTGDYWGNMDMVALVARSGLDVYAHNVETVEALTPHIRDRRATFQQSIRVLDAAKQARPDLITKTSLMLGFGETDEQIEDALRQLRAVKVDVVTFGQYMRPSKRHMAVHEYVTPDRFEFWRKRALEMGFLYCASGPLVRSSYKAGEAFIENVLKKRRAASGGVTSAVDSASASTDKPVA; this comes from the coding sequence ATGTCAGCCTCTACGAGAGCTTTCCAGCGTCTATCGTCCGTTCGATCGACTGGCCAATTTTTGGGTTCTTCGGTATTCCCTATCACAAGTCGCAGCTATGCCACAACTGATGCCTCTTCCGCCACCTCAACCTCGTCCGATGCAATGACGCGGCGGCGAGCCACAACTTTCAAAGACAAATTGAATGCAGGCCCCTCCTTTTCCGACTTTGTATCAGGAGGCAAAGAGGAGCCTCTTGACGCCTCGGAGGCTTATGAGCTCAAAACGGCCCTGGTCGGGCCCGCTGGTCGCAAGAAGGAAATGACTCGTTTGCCTTCGTGGTTGAAGACGCCCATCCCTGACTCCAAGAACTACCAACGGTTGAAGAAGGATCTGCGAGGTCTCAACTTACATACTGTTTGTGAGGAGGCTCGCTGCCCCAACATCTCCGACTGCTGGGGTGGCAGTGACAAGTCCGCGGCGACAGCGACGATCATGTTGATGGGTGATACTTGCACGCGCGGATGCCGCTTCTGCAGCGTGAAGACTAGCCGCACTCCAGCGCCTCTCGATCCCCATGAACCCGAAAATACCGCCGAAGCAATCTCACGCTGGGGACTTGGCTACGTCGTCTTGACCAGTGTCGATCGCGATGACCTGGCAGACGGCGGCGCCCGCCACTTCGCTGAAACTGTCATCAAGATTAAGCAGAAGGCGCCCAACATCCTCGTCGAGTGTTTGACGGGTGATTACTGGGGAAACATGGATATGGTTGCCTTGGTTGCGCGATCCGGCCTGGACGTGTATGCCCATAACGTCGAAACTGTGGAGGCGCTCACACCGCACATTCGGGATCGTCGCGCCACCTTCCAGCAGTCAATTCGGGTTTTGGATGCTGCCAAGCAAGCTCGGCCGGATCTAATCACCAAGACCTCGCTAATGCTTGGCTTCGGTGAGACCGACGAGCAAATCGAGGATGCTCTGCGACAGCTGCGCGCCGTCAAGGTTGACGTTGTCACTTTTGGCCAATACATGCGGCCCAGCAAACGTCACATGGCAGTACACGAGTACGTCACGCCCGATCGTTTCGAATTCTGGCGCAAGCGAGCTCTGGAAATGGGCTTCCTGTACTGCGCCTCTGGTCCTCTGGTCCGCAGCAGTTACAAGGCGGGTGAGGCATTCATTGAGAATGTGCTCAAGAAACGCCGTGCTGCAAGTGGAGGCGTGACTTCCGCCGTGGATTCAGCCTCGGCTTCTACGGACAAACCTGTCGCTTGA
- a CDS encoding Phosphoserine phosphatase, giving the protein MAESTASRQRPSLGQMRSNSFLQDHQQYKPPVNQTIGEVLGALPDEVTLSNPIKPDPERVTDSGIIHSLFNRQANPLPQGTPRIVATIFYKSANPVHPTYHPDVSPALRPGNKLPSPQIPSGSAPSVDIEKIPREPPVPEPEPLDHLYGPYVSQLCLTNFLQVLESLPTPYQRTYTSHRCLDREEQPHVVEVTFSPPPDPAYLSFDDLRKHESIWRFEREWNVEVVLQQESVFRRHKRLAVFDMDSTLIENEVIDEIAKFIGVEKEVSEITERAMNGELDFSASLKARVSLLKGVPADVFDKLKSVLTISRGARELCRALKALGFKMAVLSGGFQPLAEWLAGELGLDFAVANHLEIDPTSQTLTGKLVESKPIIDAAQKRSLLQSIAAEHNIPISQTISVGDGANDLLMLHAAGLGVAWRAKTKVQLEAPTRINGQSLTDILYLLGLDNEDIMELCTGPAPQAQ; this is encoded by the exons ATGGCTGAATCCACTGCTTCCCGCCAACGCCCCTCGTTGGGCCAAATGCGCAGCAACTCGTTCCTCCAGGATCACCAGCAGTATAAGCCCCCCGTCAACCAGACAATCGGAGAGGTTCTGGGTGCGCTACCGGATGAGGTCACACTGAGCAACCCTATCAAGCCCGACCCGGAGCGTGTTACAGACAGTGGAATCATTCACAGTCTCTTCAACCGTCAGGCCAATCCACTTCCCCAGGGTACCCCGCGTATCGTCGCAACCATTTTCTACAAGTCCGCCAATCCAGTGCACCCGACGTACCACCCCGACGTTTCCCCCGCGTTGCGTCCTGGAAACAAACTTCCGTCGCCCCAGATCCCTTCGGGCTCAGCTCCGTCTGTGGACATTGAGAAGATTCCACGCGAACCGCCCGTGCCGGAGCCCGAGCCGCTCGACCACCTATACGGACCTTATGTCTCGCAGCTCTGTCTGACCAACTTCCTGCAAGTTTTAGAGTCTCTCCCTACCCCTTACCAGCGTACATACACATCACACAGGTGTCTCGACCGTGAGGAACAGCCACATGTGGTCGAGGTGACATTTTCCCCGCCGCCTGACCCGGCGTACCTCTCGTTCGACGATCTGCGCAAGCATGAGAGCATCTGGCGCTTCGAGCGCGAGTGGAACGTCGAAGTGGTTCTGCAGCAGGAGAGCGTCTTCCGCCGACACAAACGACTGGCGGTGTTCGATATGGATAGCACTTTGATTGAAAATGAGGTCATTGATGAAATTGCCAAGTTTATCGGTGTAGAGAAGGAGGTCTCG GAAATCACCGAGCGTGCCATGAATGGCGAGCTCGACTTCTCCGCCTCATTGAAGGCGCGTGTCAGTCTGCTCAAGGGGGTCCCGGCCGATGTTTTTGATAAACTCAAGTCTGTCTTGACTATCTCAAGGGGGGCCCGCGAGCTGTGTCGCGCTCTGAAGGCTCTTGGGTTCAAGATGGCTGTTCTGAGCGGCGGGTTCCAGCCTCTGGCCGAATGGCTTGCTGGTGAACTTGGCTTGGATTTTGCCGTTGCAAACCAC CTGGAAATCGACCCGACATCGCAAACCTTGACCGGCAAGCTGGTCGAGTCTAAGCCCATCATTGACGCGGCCCAAAAGCGCTCGCTCTTGCAGTCCATCGCAGCGGAACACAACATTCCTATTTCTCAGACTATCTCTGTGGGCGACGGAGCCAATGATCTTCTCATGCTGCATGCTGCAGGCTTGGGAGTGGCCTGGCGcgccaagaccaaggtcCAGCTTGAGGCTCCAACTCGTATCAATGGACAGAGTCTCACTGACATTCTCTACCTGCTCGGCTTGGATAACGAGGATATTATGGAGCTATGTACTGGGCCGGCTCCTCAAGCTCAATGA